The window TTCCTCAAGGAGATCCTCCTCAAGCTTCGCGAGATCCTCCTTTGTGCTCTTTCCCCCGAGCGGCCTCGTCAATGCTTCTTTAGCCATTATCGCCGCCTTTTCAAATGTCCCCCCGATGCCAACGCCTACCACGATCGGGGGGCAGGGATTCCCTCCCGCCTTCTTCACGCACTCGACCACGAAATCCTTAACTCCCTTGTATCCCTCCGTCGGTTTCAGCATCTTCACAAAACTCATGTTCTCGCTGCCGAATCCCTTGGGGGCGACGGTGATCTTGACCTTGTCCCCTGGAACTATCCGCGTATGGATCACCGCCGGTGTGTTATCACCGGTGTTGCCCCTTGCGATCGGATGCTTCACGACAGATTTTCGTAGATACCCTTCTTTATACCCCTGCCGCACACCCTCATTCACCGCTGATTCGAGGTCGCCGCCGACAAGGTGCGCCTCCTG is drawn from Candidatus Auribacterota bacterium and contains these coding sequences:
- a CDS encoding fumarate hydratase, whose protein sequence is MRELDVKEITRAVKELCIETNIIADENVLEAFKKALKSEKSSVGQEVLKTLLENARIAREERLPICQDTGMAIVFLEIGQEAHLVGGDLESAVNEGVRQGYKEGYLRKSVVKHPIARGNTGDNTPAVIHTRIVPGDKVKITVAPKGFGSENMSFVKMLKPTEGYKGVKDFVVECVKKAGGNPCPPIVVGVGIGGTFEKAAIMAKEALTRPLGGKSTKEDLAKLEEDLLEEINKTGIGPQGLGGTTTALAVHVNDFATHIAGMPVAVNICCHAYRHGVRVL